The Daucus carota subsp. sativus chromosome 7, DH1 v3.0, whole genome shotgun sequence genome window below encodes:
- the LOC108195249 gene encoding uncharacterized protein LOC108195249, giving the protein MEGIEHKMISANGLNIHIAEKGQGPLVLFLHGFPKLWYSWRHQLHFMASHGYHAVAPDLRGYGDTTGAPLHDASKFSMPYLVGDLVALLDVIAPNEKVVVVAHDWGATIAWHLSLFRPDKVKALVSLSVHYMPRNPNIRVMDVMKAFYGEDYYVLRFQEPGDMEAGIANSIGTKTFLKKFLSHRDPAPWFFPKGKGFNGDSPDAPLPSWLSEEDLDYYSAKYERTGFTGPLNYYRAFDLTWELTAPWTGAQVKVPTKHIVGELDVVYNVPGAKEFVHKGEFQKYVPLLQEVVVMEGTAHFINEEKPDEINNHIYQFLKQFKDFQT; this is encoded by the exons ATGGAAGGCATAGAGCACAAGATGATCAGCGCCAATGGCCTCAACATTCACATAGCCGAAAAAGGTCAAGGCCCTCTAGTCCTCTTCCTCCACGGCTTCCCCAAGCTCTGGTACTCCTGGCGCCACCAGCTCCACTTCATGGCCTCTCATGGCTACCATGCAGTGGCGCCTGACCTCCGTGGTTACGGCGACACCACGGGGGCGCCACTGCATGATGCATCCAAGTTTAGCATGCCATACCTTGTCGGTGACCTCGTGGCATTGTTGGATGTCATTGCGCCTAATGAGAAGGTGGTTGTGGTGGCGCATGATTGGGGTGCGACGATAGCTTGGCATTTGAGTTTGTTTAGGCCGGACAAAGTGAAGGCTTTGGTTAGCTTGAGCGTGCATTATATGCCGAGGAATCCGAATATAAGAGTGATGGATGTTATGAAAGCTTTCTATGGGGAGGATTATTATGTGCTTCGATTCCAG GAACCAGGAGATATGGAAGCAGGAATCGCAAATAGTATCGGCACAAAAACATTTCTGAAGAAATTTCTGTCGCACCGCGATCCTGCTCCATGGTTCTTCCCTAAGGGAAAGGGTTTTAATGGTGACTCGCCAGATGCTCCCCTGCCATCTTGGTTATCAGAAGAGGATCTCGACTATTATTCTGCCAAGTATGAGAGAACTGGCTTTACTGGTCCTCTCAATTATTACCGAGCTTTTGACTT GACATGGGAACTTACGGCACCATGGACCGGGGCTCAGGTAAAGGTACCAACAAAACATATCGTCGGGGAATTGGACGTGGTTTATAATGTGCCAGGTGCCAAGGAATTTGTACACAAGGGCGAATTCCAGAAGTATGTTCCATTGCTGCAGGAAGTTGTTGTTATGGAAGGAACAGCCCACTTCATCAATGAAGAAAAGCCCGATGAGATCAACAACCACATTTACCAGTTTCTTAAGCAGTTTAAAGATTTTCAAACTTAA
- the LOC108193159 gene encoding MYB-like transcription factor EOBI — MPANELSSCGEEGSELRRGPWTFEEDSKLIRYITCHGEGRWNLLANSSGLRRTGKSCRLRWLNYLKPDIKRGNLTPQEQLLILELHSKWGNRWSKIAAHLPGRTDNEIKNYWRTRVQKQARQLKINSNSKKFIEALQHFWMPRLLEKMEQNSAQPSLLSSPSTKETENSESGSKLTNSIAIGSSSQNSMAILEQTKSSDYENPLENNSYHVDSTGFAKESFRELDISDLESNEFSFSDCQMAKVDWTNDIAGAFWDIGESWEFLK; from the exons ATGCCTGCTAATGAGTTGTCGAGTTGCGGCGAAGAAGGTTCTGAGCTCAGAAGAGGTCCATGGACTTTCGAAGAGGACTCTAAGCTTATTCGTTACATTACCTGTCACGGTGAAGGGCGCTGGAATCTGCTAGCGAATAGTTCAG GATTAAGGAGGACAGGAAAAAGTTGTAGATTACGATGGCTGAACTACTTGAAACCTGATATTAAGCGCGGTAATCTTACCCCACAAGAACAACTTTTAATCCTTGAATTACACTCTAAATGGGGCAATAG atGGTCCAAAATAGCTGCACATCTACCAGGAAGAACAGATAATGAAATCAAGAACTATTGGAGGACGCGAGTTCAGAAGCAGGCTCGACAGCTTAAGATCAACTCCAATAGCAAGAAGTTCATTGAGGCGCTTCAGCATTTCTGGATGCCTCGTTTGCTCGAGAAAATGGAGCAAAATTCAGCACAGCCATCATTGTTATCTTCTCCTTCGACAAAAGAAACAGAAAACTCTGAAAGCGGTTCTAAGCTGACTAATTCAATCGCGATAGGATCATCATCACAAAACTCTATGGCAATATTGGAGCAGACTAAAAGCTCAGACTACGAAAATCCATTGGAAAATAACAGTTACCATGTGGATAGTACTGGCTTTGCTAAGGAGAGTTTCAGAGAGCTAGACATATCTGACTTGGAGTCTAATGAATTCTCATTCTCCGACTGCCAGATGGCAAAAGTTGACTGGACTAATGACATTGCAGGTGCTTTTTGGGACATCGGTGAATCATGGGAGTTCCTGAAGTAG